In the genome of Flavobacterium panacagri, one region contains:
- a CDS encoding energy transducer TonB, whose product MNKFFLSLVFIFSFFIVSSQQNGNASIQPGFSAEMFPVFPNCENLDGKKLENCFYKEVQDFVFTNFQVPENLKQNNYKGQVKVLFEVNAEGEFKVIYVSAVNEELSEESKRVFGKFPKIKPSTYNGKATYSKYTISIDIPLKSSEQLAAEALAAAEILKPLEKPMTELDSIVYKKYNNPEFESHLNIPFSHSYYAQFDGAMNQVGSNNHTASKPYTYTEVSKYYNLKAVNQSLQKNVSSWLGRKWWNENMVQIQGEGYWFSLNPIVDLQLGKASDNDASYTYVNTRALNFRGGLGEQINFTTTFFESQGRFAGYFNDYAESIKPSGGNPAIIPGVGIAKRFKTDAYDFPLADANITFAPSKIFDLQLGYGRNFIGDGYRSLLEGDGASPYPYFKINTNFWKIKYTNTYMWMKDVRPEVTEERTYATKFMANHYLSWNVSNRLNLGFFESVVWTDSNNRGFDINFVNPIIFYRAVEFGSSSKSGNALLGLTGKYKWNNSINLYSQFLIDEFSVSDVGAGNQSWKNKFGFQLGAKYFNAFNVKDLLVQVEFNHVRPYVYSHSAVITNYGHNNQSVGHQWGGNFKELILIGRYHKGRLFGDAKFTMGTRGLDFDTATDSYNYGGNIYKSYDEKRPYDTGVKVGQGNKTSIFIADVQGGYLINPMTNLKLFGSLIYRNFDPTQETATTFKQSTTWFSIGLRSDIFNWYFDY is encoded by the coding sequence GTGAATAAGTTTTTTTTGTCCCTTGTTTTTATTTTTTCATTTTTCATTGTTTCATCACAGCAAAATGGGAATGCATCAATTCAGCCTGGTTTTTCGGCAGAAATGTTTCCTGTTTTTCCAAACTGCGAAAATTTGGATGGTAAAAAACTTGAAAATTGTTTTTATAAAGAAGTTCAGGATTTTGTGTTTACTAATTTTCAAGTTCCTGAAAATTTAAAACAGAATAACTATAAAGGACAGGTGAAAGTGCTTTTTGAGGTAAATGCCGAAGGAGAGTTTAAAGTAATTTATGTTTCGGCAGTAAATGAAGAGCTGTCTGAAGAATCAAAACGCGTTTTTGGGAAGTTTCCAAAAATAAAACCATCAACATATAACGGAAAAGCAACCTATTCAAAATATACGATTTCAATTGATATTCCGTTGAAAAGTTCAGAACAGCTTGCTGCAGAAGCTTTGGCGGCAGCCGAAATTTTAAAACCACTCGAAAAACCAATGACAGAGCTGGATAGTATTGTCTATAAAAAATACAATAATCCAGAATTCGAAAGTCATTTAAATATTCCATTTTCTCATAGTTATTATGCGCAGTTTGATGGTGCTATGAACCAAGTGGGAAGCAATAATCATACGGCTTCAAAACCTTACACTTATACTGAAGTTTCAAAATATTATAATTTGAAAGCGGTCAATCAATCCTTGCAGAAAAATGTTTCCTCTTGGCTGGGAAGAAAATGGTGGAACGAAAATATGGTGCAGATTCAAGGAGAAGGTTACTGGTTTTCTTTAAATCCGATTGTCGATTTACAGCTTGGAAAAGCCTCGGATAATGATGCGTCTTATACTTATGTAAATACGAGAGCCTTGAATTTTAGAGGAGGTTTAGGAGAACAGATCAATTTTACGACTACGTTTTTTGAGAGTCAAGGAAGATTTGCGGGTTATTTCAATGATTATGCAGAATCTATTAAACCGTCTGGAGGAAATCCAGCAATTATTCCAGGTGTTGGAATTGCAAAACGATTTAAAACTGATGCATACGACTTTCCTTTAGCAGATGCTAATATTACTTTTGCGCCAAGCAAAATTTTTGATTTACAGTTAGGTTATGGTCGAAATTTTATTGGTGATGGTTACCGTTCGCTTTTGGAAGGTGATGGAGCAAGTCCGTATCCATATTTTAAAATCAATACTAATTTCTGGAAAATAAAGTATACGAATACTTATATGTGGATGAAAGATGTTCGTCCAGAAGTGACCGAAGAAAGGACATATGCAACCAAGTTTATGGCGAATCATTATTTGAGCTGGAATGTTTCGAATAGATTAAACTTAGGTTTCTTTGAATCTGTAGTTTGGACAGATTCCAATAACAGAGGATTTGATATCAACTTTGTAAATCCAATTATTTTTTATCGTGCCGTAGAATTTGGTTCTTCATCAAAAAGCGGAAATGCACTTTTAGGGTTAACAGGTAAATACAAATGGAATAACAGTATTAATTTATATTCTCAATTTTTAATCGATGAATTTTCTGTTTCAGATGTTGGGGCAGGAAACCAAAGCTGGAAAAATAAATTTGGTTTTCAATTGGGAGCAAAGTATTTTAATGCATTTAATGTGAAAGATTTATTGGTTCAGGTTGAATTTAATCATGTTCGTCCTTATGTATATTCGCATAGTGCGGTTATTACAAATTACGGACATAACAATCAAAGTGTTGGGCATCAATGGGGAGGAAACTTTAAAGAGTTAATTTTAATTGGACGTTATCATAAAGGCCGTTTGTTTGGAGATGCTAAATTCACGATGGGAACAAGAGGTTTAGATTTTGATACTGCAACAGATTCTTATAATTATGGAGGAAATATCTATAAAAGTTACGATGAAAAACGTCCGTATGATACAGGTGTAAAAGTAGGTCAGGGAAATAAAACCAGTATTTTTATTGCAGATGTCCAAGGAGGTTATTTAATTAATCCAATGACGAATTTAAAATTGTTTGGAAGTCTAATCTATCGTAATTTTGATCCAACACAGGAAACGGCAACCACTTTTAAGCAAAGTACAACGTGGTTTAGTATCGGATTGCGTTCAGATATTTTTAACTGGTATTTTGATTACTAG
- the cyoE gene encoding heme o synthase, translated as MNASKNTLSLKSIFLDFKEITKAGLAISVLFSSIAGYLLGVDSDHPFKWSVLLVLSIGGYCMVGASNAFNQVIEKDIDSLMDRTKNRPVPSGRMSPKVALLVASLLTILGIALLYTINAKSAMFAAISIFLYTSIYTPLKTVTSLSVFVGAFPGAIPFMLGWVAATGEFGIEAGTLFLIQFFWQFPHFWSIGWFLYEDYEKAGIFMLPTGKKDNGTALQIILYTIWLIIASLLPVLGFTGQLFISPIAAVLVFLLGIWMLFYAVRLYKLRTAKAARTLMLVSVSYISLLQIVFIVDKFLR; from the coding sequence TTGAACGCTTCGAAAAATACATTATCACTCAAATCAATATTTCTAGATTTTAAAGAGATTACTAAAGCTGGTTTAGCTATCAGTGTTTTGTTTTCATCTATTGCAGGATATTTATTAGGAGTTGATTCAGATCATCCTTTTAAGTGGAGTGTTTTGCTGGTTTTGTCTATTGGAGGTTACTGTATGGTTGGAGCTTCAAATGCTTTCAATCAAGTAATTGAGAAAGATATTGATTCTTTAATGGATCGTACTAAAAACCGTCCAGTTCCTTCTGGGCGTATGTCTCCAAAAGTGGCATTATTGGTGGCAAGTCTTTTGACCATTTTAGGGATTGCACTTCTTTATACAATCAATGCAAAGTCAGCAATGTTTGCTGCGATTTCTATATTTCTTTACACCAGTATTTATACACCATTAAAAACCGTTACTTCGTTATCTGTTTTTGTGGGGGCCTTTCCTGGAGCAATTCCGTTTATGTTAGGCTGGGTTGCAGCTACAGGAGAGTTTGGTATTGAAGCAGGAACTCTGTTTTTAATTCAGTTTTTCTGGCAGTTTCCTCATTTCTGGTCTATCGGATGGTTTTTGTATGAAGATTACGAGAAAGCAGGGATCTTTATGCTTCCAACAGGAAAGAAAGATAATGGTACTGCATTGCAGATTATTTTGTATACAATTTGGCTTATAATAGCATCATTACTGCCGGTTTTAGGTTTTACAGGGCAATTATTTATTTCTCCAATTGCAGCAGTTTTAGTATTTCTATTAGGAATCTGGATGCTTTTTTATGCAGTCCGTTTGTATAAATTAAGAACTGCAAAAGCAGCGAGAACTTTAATGCTGGTAAGCGTGTCTTATATTTCGCTGTTGCAGATTGTGTTTATAGTAGATAAATTTTTAAGATAG
- a CDS encoding cytochrome c oxidase subunit 3 translates to MEMTMKINEEQERKSKSAKLILLFAMVSMTMMFAGLTSAFVVSKSRADWLKDFQIPVAFYYSTAVIIGCSVAFYFAKKAIQKDNRSAASTFLLGTLALGTLFVVLQFIGFGQIIESGYYMTGQGSSITTTFLYVIALMHLLHVAGGLISLLIIIYNHFKQKYNSTQTLGIELGAMYWHFLDLLWVLLFLFLYFFK, encoded by the coding sequence ATGGAAATGACAATGAAAATAAACGAAGAACAAGAAAGAAAATCAAAATCGGCTAAACTGATATTGCTTTTTGCTATGGTTAGTATGACCATGATGTTTGCAGGATTAACAAGTGCATTTGTGGTAAGCAAGTCTAGGGCAGATTGGTTGAAAGATTTTCAAATTCCAGTAGCTTTTTATTATAGTACGGCGGTTATCATTGGTTGCAGCGTTGCTTTTTATTTTGCAAAAAAAGCAATTCAAAAAGATAATAGAAGTGCTGCTTCTACGTTTCTTTTAGGAACTTTGGCTTTAGGAACCCTATTTGTTGTTTTGCAATTTATAGGTTTTGGGCAAATCATAGAAAGCGGTTATTACATGACGGGACAAGGTAGTTCAATTACTACAACTTTTCTTTATGTTATTGCTCTAATGCACTTATTGCACGTTGCAGGAGGATTAATTTCACTTTTAATTATAATTTATAATCATTTTAAACAAAAATACAACTCGACTCAAACTCTTGGGATAGAGCTAGGTGCGATGTATTGGCACTTTTTGGATTTATTATGGGTATTATTATTTTTATTTTTATATTTCTTTAAATAA
- a CDS encoding cytochrome c oxidase subunit 3, translated as MGATVTTANNDEKTWGGGHEIQPLGSSYGKMMMWFFIVSDALTFSGFLGAYGFSRFKFIETWPLADEVFTHFPFMHGVAAPMYYVALMTFILIFSSVTMVLAVDAGHQLKKTKVAIYMFLTIIGGLIFVGSQAWEWKNFIKGEYGAVETVGGSLLQFVDKDGKRVALADFAVKLPEQREALTRSHSTWFMEDAESQPSFTVAEVQAGFKAHPEILIRTEKLTDKKKKTVLSREESEKHLASAKYVVEGANLIRNEYGNKLFADFFFFITGFHGFHVFSGVIINIIIFFNVLLGTYEKRRSYEMVEKVGLYWHFVDLVWVFVFTVFYLV; from the coding sequence ATGGGAGCGACAGTTACTACTGCAAACAACGACGAAAAAACTTGGGGGGGTGGTCATGAGATCCAGCCGCTAGGATCAAGTTATGGTAAAATGATGATGTGGTTTTTTATCGTATCAGATGCCTTAACATTCTCTGGATTTCTAGGAGCTTATGGTTTTTCTAGATTTAAATTTATTGAAACTTGGCCTTTGGCTGATGAAGTGTTTACTCACTTTCCATTTATGCATGGTGTTGCGGCTCCAATGTATTATGTAGCATTAATGACTTTTATTTTGATTTTTTCTTCTGTAACAATGGTTTTGGCTGTTGATGCAGGTCACCAATTGAAAAAGACAAAAGTTGCAATTTATATGTTCTTAACTATTATTGGAGGTCTTATTTTCGTTGGTTCTCAAGCTTGGGAATGGAAAAACTTCATTAAAGGAGAATATGGTGCAGTTGAAACAGTTGGAGGTAGTTTACTTCAATTCGTGGATAAAGATGGTAAAAGAGTAGCTTTAGCTGATTTTGCTGTTAAATTGCCAGAGCAAAGAGAAGCTTTAACAAGAAGCCACTCAACTTGGTTTATGGAAGATGCTGAATCTCAGCCAAGCTTTACTGTTGCTGAAGTTCAAGCTGGATTTAAAGCACACCCAGAAATTTTAATTAGAACAGAAAAACTTACTGATAAAAAGAAAAAAACAGTTTTATCAAGAGAAGAATCTGAAAAACATTTAGCAAGTGCTAAATACGTAGTAGAAGGAGCTAACTTGATCAGAAACGAATATGGTAATAAATTATTCGCTGATTTCTTCTTTTTCATTACAGGTTTCCACGGATTCCACGTATTCTCTGGAGTTATCATCAATATCATCATTTTCTTTAATGTATTATTAGGTACTTACGAGAAAAGAAGAAGCTACGAAATGGTTGAAAAAGTTGGTTTATACTGGCACTTCGTAGATTTAGTTTGGGTATTTGTATTTACAGTATTCTACCTAGTTTAA
- a CDS encoding cytochrome C oxidase subunit IV family protein, whose protein sequence is MSHEHVSNTKRIWFVFGLLSVVTTVEVILGIYKPASLEFTHFIGLNLLNWIFYILTIFKAYYIVWAFMHMEGEKSSLRWSVVSPVIFLVLYLLFILLTEGHYIYGVFKDSTIKWNF, encoded by the coding sequence ATGTCACACGAGCACGTATCAAATACAAAAAGAATCTGGTTTGTTTTCGGATTACTTTCAGTAGTAACTACAGTAGAAGTTATTTTAGGTATCTACAAACCTGCATCATTAGAATTCACGCATTTTATCGGTTTGAATTTGTTAAACTGGATTTTCTATATCCTTACCATTTTCAAAGCATATTATATTGTATGGGCATTTATGCACATGGAAGGTGAAAAAAGCAGCCTTAGATGGTCTGTTGTTTCTCCTGTTATCTTCCTAGTTTTATATTTATTGTTTATTCTGTTAACAGAGGGGCATTATATTTATGGGGTTTTTAAAGATTCTACTATTAAATGGAATTTTTAA
- a CDS encoding SCO family protein: MFKNKSYIGISFVILIFGIYAIPKIVDRVKNGDVVKGNRLDNVEAKSSKEAKLLTIGPAPKFELTNQDNAKVSNETYKGKVYVLEFFFTTCPSICPKMNMSMLEIEKTFFGNPNFGIVSITIDPNHDTPQVLKDHAKLLGVKSSNWNFLTGDKNVIMDLSNKGFNLYAGQNDKVSGGFEHSGLFALIDKDGNIRCRKDEFGNPTIYYDGLDKKGVRDIQQDIKILLEE; the protein is encoded by the coding sequence ATGTTCAAAAATAAATCATATATAGGAATCTCCTTTGTTATTCTGATTTTTGGTATTTACGCTATTCCAAAAATTGTGGATCGAGTTAAAAATGGAGATGTTGTAAAAGGAAATCGTTTAGATAATGTCGAAGCAAAATCTTCAAAAGAAGCTAAATTGCTTACAATCGGCCCGGCTCCAAAATTCGAATTAACGAATCAGGATAATGCAAAAGTATCTAATGAAACTTATAAGGGTAAAGTGTATGTTCTGGAGTTTTTCTTCACAACCTGTCCTTCGATCTGCCCAAAAATGAATATGAGTATGCTGGAAATTGAAAAGACTTTTTTTGGCAATCCAAATTTTGGAATCGTCTCGATTACTATAGATCCGAATCATGATACGCCACAGGTTTTGAAAGACCATGCTAAATTGTTAGGCGTAAAATCGTCAAACTGGAATTTCTTAACCGGAGATAAAAATGTAATTATGGATTTATCGAATAAAGGTTTTAATCTTTATGCTGGACAAAATGATAAAGTGAGTGGCGGTTTTGAGCATTCTGGATTATTTGCTTTGATTGATAAAGACGGAAATATTCGCTGCAGAAAAGATGAATTCGGAAATCCGACTATTTACTATGATGGTTTAGATAAAAAAGGAGTTCGTGATATTCAGCAAGACATTAAAATTTTATTAGAAGAATAA
- a CDS encoding DUF420 domain-containing protein, whose product MEDNTLEKKYSKLIIAVSIIIPVVVAILFGVKLKDFGFNVEPLSFLPPIYATTNGITAVVLVWAVLAIKKGNQKLHERLMTFAIALSVAFLVMYVAYHMTSDSTKYGGEGALRYVYFFILVTHILLSITIIPLVLITYVRALAKRFDRHRKIAKITFPLWLYVAVTGVVVYLMISPYYVH is encoded by the coding sequence ATGGAAGACAATACTTTAGAAAAAAAATACAGCAAACTTATTATTGCAGTTTCAATTATCATTCCGGTTGTAGTGGCGATTTTGTTTGGAGTTAAATTAAAAGATTTTGGTTTTAATGTCGAGCCTTTATCTTTTTTACCTCCGATTTATGCAACAACAAATGGTATTACTGCTGTTGTTTTAGTTTGGGCTGTTTTGGCAATTAAAAAAGGAAACCAAAAATTACACGAAAGACTAATGACTTTTGCTATTGCTTTGTCGGTTGCATTTTTAGTTATGTATGTTGCGTATCATATGACCTCAGATTCTACAAAATATGGAGGGGAGGGAGCTTTACGTTATGTTTATTTCTTTATTCTTGTAACTCATATTTTATTGTCAATTACCATTATTCCATTGGTGCTTATTACCTATGTTAGAGCACTTGCAAAACGTTTTGACAGACATAGAAAAATTGCTAAAATAACGTTTCCACTTTGGTTATATGTTGCTGTAACAGGAGTTGTGGTTTACTTAATGATTTCACCGTATTATGTACATTAA
- a CDS encoding DUF4403 family protein encodes MKLTSIISMFTVLAVLTGCSTAQKLETLKPEPDDASPLVYDSSPSFINLPITIKLSDIENQTNAFLNGLIYEDNNIEDDDIQIKIWKQAPIKIQNDPANPDKRIRTILPLKANIKYRIGTKKLGVEFYDIREFNLNGTITLSSETALTNWKLTTKTEFKSLNWSESPTMTIFGKNMPITYLINPAITIFKGKLEKTIDEAIEQSMDFKPNVLQAVEKISTPFKMSDTYESWLRIVPVEIYSTNAKLKKDSFLLDMGMKCNMETIVGKQPESKFNANKTALKPVAKIPNQISANIAAISSYVDASKIMTTNFAGQEFGSGNKKVTVKNVSIWHKEGKMIIALDVLGYINGTLYLNGFPSYNAQTKEIYFEKLDYVLDTKSRLMRTASWLGQGYILRKMEESCRYSIQPNLEEGKKSMASYLKNYSPMPGVFVNGKMEDIQFDKIQLTNQAIIAFIKINGTVNVSVNGLK; translated from the coding sequence ATGAAGCTAACTTCAATCATTTCAATGTTCACGGTACTTGCCGTACTAACTGGCTGTTCTACAGCTCAAAAATTAGAAACCTTAAAACCCGAACCCGATGATGCAAGTCCACTGGTTTATGATAGCAGCCCTTCGTTTATCAACTTACCCATAACAATCAAATTAAGTGACATCGAAAACCAGACAAATGCTTTCTTAAATGGATTAATCTATGAAGACAACAATATCGAAGATGATGACATTCAAATTAAAATATGGAAACAGGCGCCTATCAAAATTCAAAATGATCCAGCCAACCCAGATAAAAGAATAAGAACAATTTTACCGCTTAAAGCAAATATCAAATACCGAATTGGCACCAAAAAACTGGGTGTTGAATTTTACGATATCAGGGAATTTAATCTAAACGGAACTATAACATTATCCAGCGAAACAGCTCTTACAAATTGGAAACTTACTACAAAAACAGAATTCAAATCTCTTAATTGGAGCGAAAGTCCAACAATGACTATTTTTGGCAAAAACATGCCGATAACCTATTTGATAAATCCGGCTATTACTATTTTTAAAGGAAAACTGGAAAAGACAATTGATGAAGCTATTGAGCAATCAATGGATTTTAAGCCAAATGTTCTTCAGGCGGTTGAAAAAATATCTACACCTTTTAAGATGAGCGATACTTATGAAAGCTGGCTTAGAATTGTTCCTGTAGAAATTTACTCTACGAATGCTAAACTAAAAAAGGATTCTTTCTTATTGGATATGGGTATGAAATGCAACATGGAAACCATTGTTGGAAAACAACCTGAATCGAAATTTAATGCTAACAAAACTGCTTTAAAACCAGTTGCTAAAATTCCTAATCAGATCTCAGCCAATATTGCTGCTATTTCGAGTTATGTAGATGCCTCAAAAATTATGACTACGAATTTTGCTGGACAAGAGTTTGGATCCGGAAACAAAAAAGTAACCGTAAAAAATGTTTCCATCTGGCATAAAGAAGGCAAAATGATCATTGCATTAGATGTTTTAGGATATATCAACGGAACACTTTATTTGAATGGTTTTCCATCATACAATGCTCAGACAAAAGAAATTTACTTTGAAAAATTAGATTATGTATTAGACACCAAAAGCAGATTGATGCGAACTGCAAGCTGGCTTGGACAAGGATACATTCTTAGAAAAATGGAAGAAAGCTGCCGTTATTCGATTCAGCCTAATTTAGAAGAAGGCAAAAAGAGCATGGCTTCTTACTTAAAAAACTATTCGCCAATGCCAGGTGTATTTGTTAATGGAAAAATGGAAGATATTCAGTTTGATAAAATCCAGCTCACTAATCAAGCTATTATCGCTTTTATCAAGATAAACGGAACGGTGAATGTTTCTGTAAACGGATTAAAATAA
- a CDS encoding ABC transporter ATP-binding protein, with translation MIEIKDLHKSYKMGSSELHVLKGINFNIEEGELVAIMGSSGSGKSTLLNILGILDEADSGSYILDKTPIKKLNETLASKYRNKFLGFVFQSFNLINYKSALDNVAMPLYYQGIKRKERYEIAMKYLEKVGLASHSHHLPNELSGGQKQRVAIARALASNPKVLLADEPTGALDTKTSYEVMELIQGINDEGKTILIVTHEPDIAAMCKRNVVLKDGLIIDDKKVEQVRASSYV, from the coding sequence ATGATCGAAATTAAAGATTTACACAAATCCTACAAGATGGGAAGTTCGGAATTACACGTGTTAAAAGGCATTAATTTTAATATTGAAGAAGGTGAATTAGTTGCGATCATGGGGTCATCTGGTTCTGGTAAATCAACACTTCTAAATATTTTAGGAATCTTGGACGAAGCCGATTCGGGCAGTTACATTTTAGATAAAACTCCAATTAAAAAATTAAATGAAACCCTTGCTTCAAAATATCGAAATAAATTTTTAGGCTTTGTTTTTCAGTCTTTTAATCTAATTAATTACAAATCGGCACTTGATAATGTTGCAATGCCTTTGTATTATCAAGGAATTAAAAGAAAAGAGCGCTACGAAATTGCAATGAAGTATTTGGAAAAAGTAGGATTAGCGTCTCATTCCCATCACTTACCCAATGAGCTTTCTGGAGGTCAGAAACAACGTGTTGCCATTGCGAGGGCATTAGCTTCAAATCCGAAAGTTTTATTGGCCGATGAACCAACTGGAGCTTTGGACACTAAAACTTCATATGAAGTTATGGAATTGATTCAGGGAATTAATGACGAGGGAAAAACAATTCTAATTGTTACTCACGAGCCTGATATTGCGGCTATGTGCAAAAGAAACGTAGTCTTGAAAGATGGGCTAATCATTGATGATAAAAAAGTAGAACAAGTTAGAGCTTCGTCTTATGTTTAA